The Silene latifolia isolate original U9 population chromosome 4, ASM4854445v1, whole genome shotgun sequence region CCATCATTCAtgtatacggagtataatttagGTACTTATTAGTTATTATGGAGCATCATTTTTCGGGCCAAGACGTCCTTGGTAGTAGTTGGTAACATTGTATCAAGGTAATATAATGATTCATCATCTAATTGGTGAGTAATCAAGTATGATGGCAATGAACATAGGAACAATTAATCCCAAATTTGAGGGATTTGGGATATATAATAGGGGTACATACGATCTGGCATGCCGATTATACATAATTTGATTTTGATGATAAAAGATAAGAACGGCAAAAGATGAACATTGTCAATGCCAGCTTAACATAGGCGTCAATAATTTGCTGTTACTCTTGTTTTATTTTAGAATTCCTActttgtcttgcttattgatacGCCGtctaagcttaagacggataatgctcgttttaaatgaaaatttgtggtATACATTAATCTAAGAAGCTTTGGATTTCAATTTGTGAAATGGTTTATACTCTTTTTCGTATTTACTGTGGAGTATGTCGCATTAGTTTATTCATGATGGCCAAAAAGATGAAATAAGTTAATGTCGGAAAGATGACCAAAATTTAGTCGGAAATATAAGTTCCGTAGAGTGGTACTATTTAATGacgaaaatgaaaataaaatcatagagtatataataataaaaaaaaaaggtaggGTAGCACTAAAACGACATAAAAAATCTCCCTatctactaaatgaataggtgaattCTATCATTTTCCCGCCAAAAAGCATATTCACAAAAAAGGAAACTAATGATAATTATATCCATTCACTAAATAAGAAAATtaacaaattacaaattaatttatctattatattttcattaaaattaatcttttcatcaaattagattaatttcactaaactctaaactatattattttaattaaaataaaaaaattgatataaaattataaattactaaATCTTACATTCAAAAGAAATTAGGTCAACGTTTATCAATATTACTCCGATTTCCTTTACActcaaaagaaaaaagaaaataaaaagaataCCCACCACAGCAATAATTCAACAACTCACCCATAAGATCGTCATATAACATAAGACTGATCCAATAAAATTAAGTTCttgattttattttaataacttaatgtaagttataaaataaaaactaacatattcaaatatgtaatttatcaatttaaaatattaagttattaaaataaaaatattatttcacacttttatTAAATAATTCTGTTGGGCTAATATTATTGGGCTAGGTTTACCTAAAAGTAGGTCTTATACAACAATGACACAAACAAACAGAAAGCCAAATCTGACACTGGTCCAGTCATcaacatatttataatttatgGGCTAGAATTTCCGAACCAATGGGCTTAGCTATAGTTTACTGTGTTGGGGCCTTGGGGTTGTGCATAGTTGTGCTTTGTATACTATCGCCgttgggttcgggtcgggtcaattcggatcgggtcatttcggATCAACAATTTCGGGTCATGATTTTGCCTGATAAGTCATTTTGGGTCATTCGGGTTACTCAAGTCAGGTCTCTTCAGGTCGGGTTACTTTCTCTTCGGATtattttcgggtctcgggtcagttttgccaggtctagtctcGACTCTCGACCCTTGTATTGTGATTTCGTGACTTGCGAGTTGTGATCTTGTGACATGTGAGGCCGAGTAAGGTTAATAAGAGTAACAATGTTATAAAATCTATCTCGATTCGATTCTACAATTTTACAGTTTAAAAAAGCTTAAATTATGACATAGGTTAGAGTCTTATAGTGAAACCATTACTTCCCTATCATAATCCCATACATTTTAGACAACTCActttaaatacggagtattagttTAATTAAGACAAAATTATGATATTGATACCCATTTATTTTCAGTAAACGAAATATCCAAACAATGTAACAAGATACTCTCTATGATAAACAAAAATGTTTATTTTGTTCTTAAAATCACATATTAAAGAAatgggaagaaaaaaaaaacggaggAAGTATACGAATGTGATCGACAAAATTCAAAACTGCGAAAGGCACCATGCATCGAGCCATTTGACCTTATGTAGTTCTATCAACTTGGcttccgtcttaaataagaatttgtgttaattATGAAGAGGCTGGGTACTTAAGAGCATTAAGTTGAAGCTTGCGAAGAGCAGCTTGACCAAGGTCAATACCGCAAGTATCAGAGAGTTGTACCAAGTAAAGAAGTACATCTGATAGTTCTTCACCTAGGTGTACTTTGTCTTCCTCCTTCCACCCTGGGAGTCCTTTTTCGACTTCCCCTCGCCACTGAAATATCTCCGATAACTCTCCCATTTCTCCTACCTGCATTATTTTGTATGTTAGTTTTGTCCATTTTAAACAATAAGGCTGATATATACATGGTAGCTTTGATCATGGTTTCACGGACTTTTTttacagctgtcaaaaaaaaaaaaaaaaaaaaaaaagatcatgGTTTCAGGGACATTTTTATCAGTCGAGATAACTGACATTTCTTAaacaaagtttttttttttcctaaagcGATTGAAAATGTAATTTGTAAACTCAATACATCACAATACAACAATTACAAACGTAACTTTACATATATTTTTGTGTGTGTAAATGCTGTCAGGaacgggattctactttggatcgatgggaaGGGTATAATtggatcggtagaatcggatcgtagaatcgcaagattctacaaactcactaaatatatttttttatttggtaaaaacatataattgaaaattaacacacttatttattaatatttattcataaaatattggtaagCAATGATTTTAGTGTCATTGTATGAACATTTTCtacaacttacacgaaatttgAGTTTACTGTGtcattatataaatatatatattaatttttttattatggaatcggatcgtatgatcgtaaaatcgtaggatcgtattatgatctcatctctagaaattttcaaattaacgggatcgtaagattctacaactatgatgGAATCGTAGAatccaggatcggtcaagcatttttgaatcgtaaaatcgtagaatcattggatcgaatcgcgattctgacaacaataaAACTTATAAGGGAATAATGACGATTTTGATGTTGATAGGGTTTGAACCTGGTCATGAGTATCAGTTTTTATAACTTTAACAAGTAAGCTAATTGAAATCTGTTAACTTCATAAGTTTTAACTAATACAAAGTTAAAAAAAATGTCGGAATTACATAATCTTACAAGTTACATCTTACATTTATAATAATCTTGATTTTATAGGGCTAGGGTTTATCGAGAGTTATGTGATGATGCTATACATGTTGACCGTTCGATAAAGCAATGCTCTAAGACAGACAATTAATAAACTCATTTAATTACAAGAGAGGATCATAAACCATAGTCCACTGAGCAAAACATAAACAAAACAAATTAGTTTTCTGATATCTTGAGACGATCCACGTACCCTTAGATAAATACGTCTTTTTTACTAGATCCGCCAATAAATATACGTTGTATTCATGATCGAGATTAAGGTACAAGTGTATAATAGTAAGGGATAATCAGTATTTTAATTCACATTTAGACATGTCTCCGATATTCTAATTTATTGATCGGCTCATACCAGACTAACAAAAATAACTAGGATAAGCGACATAGTTAAGGcgattttttttgtaaaaaaaatacaTACCATAGCCAAAAGAAGGTTCCTAGGAGTATGGTGAGGCTCCCATCCTCTTGCTTGAGCAAAATCCCTCATCTTTTGCCTAAGAAGTTCCAAGCTTACATTTTGTTCTCCAGATAAACTTGTCATATTTTTTCTCCTacgcaattttttttttaaaaaatcggTATAAAAAATTTAAGAGGAAGAATGTTTTTATATTATTAGTTTGAGAATGTAAAATGAAAGGGAAGAAATAAATATGAAGGTTAAATTCCAAGAATTCAAAGGGTCAAAGATagaagaaattgttcaaaattagGAGAAAATGTGAGGAAATTAAAATCACTAGGAAATTTTTTTTGTAACATACAAAAGTGAATTGAACCCATGCGGATTTGGCTTTGGTGATTGTGTTGGATAATTATTGGTGCAAATCTTTACTTTATGGGCAAATGCATTCTAAAGAAACAAATTAATTACACTTTGAATTGATTAGTTAAATAATTGATTAgtttaatacggagtaataattgTAGACCAAATTGCACCAACTCATCTCTAGCTGCCAAAGGGTGGAATAAGATACCTTTGATTCTCTTCCAAATATAGGTTTTTGGGATATATGTCAATTAGTTTAATTGATAAAGTCACTAGTTTAGACCCTGTGCAATAAAAGCACGGTATATAGAGTTTTTTCTATTTTTAATAAATTATCTGTATTATAGTGGTATTTCATAAATTGTTCATATTCTCgctattgtattttattttgagaAAAAAAGTTGTAACTAACAAGTAATCAAGTGAATTGAGTAATTTGCTGAAATGTATTTTAAACAAAAAAGAAAttataccacaaagctaatgatttcaatttttaaattctCTTAACTTTTTTGGCACGAAAATAATTATAgcgatttacatttttatttttatggaGTACTTACTATggtcaagtcattctcaaataataacatcaataaaagattaaacaactttatagttttatataaattgtatttatatattaattaatatattttagtttaaatttagtgaaaataatataatttggagaaaatgtttttattttattagttggaGAATGTAAAAAAGGGAATAAATAAATATGAAGGTTAAATTCCAAGAATTCAAAGTGTCAAAGATACCTTTGATTCTCTTCTAGATATAAGTTTTCGGGACCAAAGTTGGTTGGTGTGAATAGTAACACGTGATTGATTAGGAAGTCAATTTCTGATTCTTGATAATGAAAATACCAAATTTGAGAGAGTTTACCCATTAAGTTGTTATAAACTTTTTTCTAACCCATATTCTGACCCTAACTTGACCCTAGACCCCTATAAGCCGACCCGTATTTGGCCCGACCCACAACCCGACCCGTTTGATAGGTCCAGCTATAAGTAAGGCTTTGCCGCAATTTTTTTATAACTGATTTTAGTTTGTGGGCCGGACTCTGAACTTTTCCTGATGGTCACCTAACAGTTTGGGCCTTGTAGTTGTTGTAAGGCCCAAACCTTCATATAAAGAGAGGAACGATTTTATGAAAGAAGGATATGATTTACGAGTGCTGAAATGGTCAAAGTCATGTAGTTTGACTTAGTCGTCCTCTAATCTTGCTAATCCTATCTCATGCGCTGTCAAGCCCAAACTCCCAAGCCACAAATCCTTTGTTAACCAATTAAAGTTACGTCACATTCAAATATTCAATGCTAATTATTGTGTTTAATGctcattaataaataataatcataccaaagttggctggtgtgagtggtaagaactctcatctcttaaacaagtggtcagggttcgattcctgactcttgggAATGAAAAAGCCGAGGGGTCAACCCATGAAAAAGTCAAACTtaggaggggtcaacccattaaattgccttcagtaccgcGAAGGAGATTGCCCTAACTGTCGGTAGTTGATACacctggtcaacaccaaaaataaataaatagtaatCATACTCCCTAATTTCTTGCCATAATAATAACATGAACACCATAGTCCACAGCCCACAGCCCACATATATCGAAATTGTGTCAAGAATTACGATCATCCAGTCATTTTGTTAATACCAAGTTACCAACCCATAATCCTATGACAATGCAAGTTTCCCCACATACATATAATAACATTAtcaataataaattattattatatttgGTTTTGCTTGTTACCGGCACTATCTGTCACAAGCTGAAAATGGATAGTGGCATAAGGCAAGTGGGAGGACAAGTGGAGGGAAATGAAGCACCCTATAAATAGTgtcacttgcatattgtgagagggacactatccgtcttcagcttatgacgaatagtgcccgtcttcaatgagattttgtgttattgTTATTATGTAAAAAAGTTATACCGTATTATGTTACAAGTTCGTCCCCAATGTTAACTTAGGGAAAGTGTCAAACATGAGCTATCTGATACAGTCGCCTATCAAAAAATGATAAATTTGAAAGGGAAATGAAATACCCTTccaaatttggtattaattttaAAACTAGGGAATAAATTACACATAAATTAATGCAATTAATGCATGTATTAAgtatttatttctctttttagttTCTTAAATACACCCATTAAGTTTTATTTATCATTTCCCAATTCGAAATGCTTAGTTGAAGTTTTCGAGTTTTCTTTTCTAGTTGACTCTATTACATTACTAGTTCGTCCCtaatgttaattttttttttataacataATATCAGAACTTAGTTCCATCATCGACACTTATATTAGTTATATAgaaataactagttttaaacccgtgcaaaaaatgcacgggttgtAACAGGAGGTTTTATCATTGAATATATGAGTAAATTGTACCAAATAGTTCCATATATTTACATCTAATTATTTTACTTTCAATACAAATGtcatattagtatatttattttGTCAAAATTTGTGATGTTGGAGTATAATAGTCATGCTGATTTTTTTGGTTTGATTTACACAATGAATTTGACTACTAATTCCGGATGATTAATCAATATGCATTGTTCACATTTTATTTGTCCGACTTAGAGGTAGGGGGACGACTATTTGAAAATTTTATTAcgtttttaaattttaatttattaatatgtAATTGTATAATATATGGTTTTATATTGTTGTGTAAATGTGTAATCTTAATTAAATAatcttaattaaataagattaagagaGTAATGAGTCGTGTAATTAATTGTATAGAGATAATGGGGGTCtcactaaaaaaaagaaaaaaaaaatgaagaaaaattcGGCCAATAGAAATCATTTAAAAAACCcatcttttatactatgtagatttgGGGTTGTTATTCCCCATGTAACAGCTATTTAATCATTTACCAGAATTCGCCCCTTATTgaccaaaataaataaattaaataaccgtTTTAAGTTATAAAACAGTCTTATTCTACTCGTATAATTTGTACAAGTTATTGCCCTATATTCATCAATTATTTTTTCATTTGATTATTCTCCACCTCCTTAAACCTACATTATTTTTGCCATCTATATGCCAGTTTGATAatctaaatttttatattaatttCACTTACATCCAAAGTAACGCTGGCAGCATCTATCCATATATTATGGCCTTATGGCCTTTGTTGAACTCTCCTTCTCCATGACCACTTATAATTCAATTCAACTTCCCAAAACAATTATATAATCAAACCTTACTCTCAAATTCAATCAATTCCTATAAAAATATCAACTCTTAAATCAAACTTACGCTCCGTCGACCAAGTTTTTTTGGTACGTAGTTAGTAAGACTGCGTACATCTGATCCAAATCCAAACTTGCCATATTAAGCAACTCCTTAAAAAATCCGTTTACAAAAATGTTAGCGGATCCAATTGGTATCCCGGCATGTTTCTCATCGGGAGACCGATCCACGGATGACCCGTCTACCACATCGGTAACACGGGCGGGTCAAAACGTGATCATGTCAATTTACAAAACAAAACTACGTAACCAAACACGTCTAATAACCATAACATGGTGCAGAAACGTCCTCCTCCTACACGGGTTATCGGTTTCGATATCGTCTCCTTCCGAAACCGAATCCGGGTCAATCGAATACACTTGTAAGGTGGAAATGAAGCCATGGTACTTTTGGAGGAAACAAGGATCGAAACGTTTCGTAATTGACAACGATTCGAAACCCGTAGATATTTTCTGGGACTTGAGATCAGCTAAATTCACTAATGGTGAAACCGAGCCTAGTTCGGATTACTACGTTGCCGTTTTATTCGATGGTGAAGTCGTTTTGTTAGCTGGTGACATGCGAAACGACGCGTTTAAGAAAACGGGCTGTGGGCCCGGGATTATTGAACCTACCTTGGTGTCTAAGAAAGAGCATGTTTTTGGTAAAAGACGTTTTTTTACTAAGGCTAAATTTCATGATAAGGGTACATTTCATGACATTTTAATTACATGcaagaataataataatgggAATGTTAATCAGGTCGAAAACGGGTCGGGTCCGGAAATGGAGGTAAGAGTAGATGGGCAAGTAGTAATTCATGTTAAACATTTACAATGGAAGTTTAGAGGAAATGAGTGTATAAATGTGAATAAGTTAAGGGTTGAGGTTTATTGGGATGTACATGATTGGTTATTTAGTCCTGGTTTAAGGAATGCTTTATTCATTTTCAAGCCCATTATACCAATTTCTATGTTAGCATCCCCGGTGTCGTTATCGTCCTCGTTGTCGTTATCGTCTCAAACCGATAGCTCAGGGTCGACGATGGTGGATAGGTCACGGGTAAATGAACCGTCCGAGTTTTCCTTGTTTCTTTATGCTTGGAAGATTGAATAAACGATTATTGCACATCAGTGTCAGACTGGCAGAGCTAGGCAGGGGTTTATGTCAAATCCTGTTTATGTCACTGTTGTACATTATGATTAATGTTATAATTAAGGTTAGTCGATTCAAAATCATTTTACGATAACGGTTTGTGATTGGACAAACCGTTATCGTAAAATAGCGTTACTCCTGGCTCAATCACTATTTCACATTATAATAGCGTGTCAGTCGATTCTAAATCATTTCGAGAGAAACGGTCCGGGATTGGACAATGATATGAGTAAAGTATAGTGGAAAATAGAGAATCAACTTTGTGAAAAATGTCAATTAGTTGAATGGAAGCACATGGAGAAAGGCTGGAAAAGAGGGTCACACACACATACAGCTGGAGGAGTTCACAAGTGTTAATGTCAGAGATGACAGATTGGATACCTAAAGACATTGGTCAATCAtcttttgattgatttttgttGCTTGGAATATTTTTTGCAATTATTATCTATTGATTTCTTATCTTATTATGATAATAAAAATGAATATGAATTATATGATTGTTGATTGTTTTTTTGCAACATGTCATCTTAATAATGTTCTTACTTAAAGAATCTCAATGAATTGATGACATTCTTATGACTATTCTATATAATTTGtgagattttatgctaaatcgatCGTGCCATTAAAGTTTTTAAGAGCCGGGTAAGTTTAAGACTTAAATTGACTCTCGATAATGAACTTTAATGGCACGGCCGATTTAGCATAAAGATGAATCGACCTTAATGTCGtaccaaccaaagcaggtcaaAGGTTGATTTTTAGCATATAAAAAGCTCGTTAGCGGTTACTATACAAAAACCGTTGAAGGTGTTATACGTTAGCAAAACTATTCATTTTAAAACAGACATTTGATTAGGGAAAACTTTTTCATTCAAGATTATGTGTGAATTTCAAATTTGGtgatcatttttcaaaactttggATTGGTTTTTGAAATGTATGCTTTTCAAAGAagctacacaaattctcatttgtgacggcgatatccgtcacaagcttgtgacgggtaccgttttctctcacaaaatgcccattgagaggtgagtgggaagcacatgggggtgccccacctttgtcccctctccctttttgtgagcacaaaatctcattgaagacgggcgatatccgtcacaaccttgtgacggataccgtttcctctcacaaaatgcccattgagaggtgagtgagaagcagatgaggggtgccccaccttatcccctctccctttttataagaggtcacaaacttgtgacggactaatcccgtcacaagcaagactagctgttttgtgagaggtcacaagcttgtgacggaattagcccgtcacaagcaagactagctgaagAAGCTATGGCCATATGGTGTAAATTTGGAGAAAATTTTGTTTAGTTTTGAGATTTTATGTGATTCATATGAATCTTACTTTTGAGGCAAAATCATTTCTAACGACGGTTAAAACTCGTCATTCTTCAAGTTTGAAATATGATATACAAAATAAATGACTCATTAAACTTTTTATACAATCGTTATTATAAGTCATTAAGTCATTGAAAAACGACCTTCCAATATACAATTAGTGGCACAAGACTATTTATGGAGCATATGTGTAGTTTAATGTCAACCTTTTTATGATTAGAATAATAATCACAATAATcaatataaatatataaaatataattttaatttatctcGTGTTATGAATAtaaaagtaattgtaattgtattGTGAATTAATATTGGTGTTGTGATTTGCACCAAATGTGCCTTTTCATTATTTCATTTTCAacaatcttatctatataaattcagaagacaatactcactGTACATCACGCCACGTCataaa contains the following coding sequences:
- the LOC141653918 gene encoding uncharacterized protein LOC141653918; the encoded protein is MKPWYFWRKQGSKRFVIDNDSKPVDIFWDLRSAKFTNGETEPSSDYYVAVLFDGEVVLLAGDMRNDAFKKTGCGPGIIEPTLVSKKEHVFGKRRFFTKAKFHDKGTFHDILITCKNNNNGNVNQVENGSGPEMECQTGRARQGFMSNPVYVTVVHYD